ATCTTGTCGGGAAGACCTCAAGTCCGAATCCCGCGATCTCGAGGGTAATGCTTTCTTCCCCGATCGAAAGTACTTTGCCTCGAAGCGTATTGATCATTTTTCAGTATCCCTTCAGTATATTTCTGTCGAAAGATGACATTGAAAGACCCGCTATGGCTATGGCCAGGGCGTCAGCTGCGTCGTCCGGGCTCGGGTTTTTCTCAAGCCCCAGCAGGTTCGCGACCATGCCCTGGACCTGTCCCTTCTCCGCGGCTCCGTATCCGCAGACAGCCAGCTTGACCTCCGACGGCTTGAGTTCGTAGGGTTCAAGACCCATCTGTGCGGCAAAGAGGAGAATAACTCCCCTTGCCTGCCAAACCATCTCCGCCGTTGTTATGTTTCTTCCGAAGAAAAGCTTTTCTACAGCTATTATGTCAGGAGGATACTCCCCCGCCCTATCCTTCAGCTCATCGTAAAGCAGCGAAAGCCTCTTGGTAAGCGACAGCGAAGATGGGGTCCTGACGACCCCGTAGCATTCGCACACAAGTCTGTCGCCAAACTGCGAGACTATCCCGTACCCCATAGTGCCGAGCCCCGGATCTATGCCCAGGGCTCTCACACCATTAGGTTCTCTGTTTTCAGCCGTCGATCTCAGCAAGGATCTCGTCCGGGATGTCGAAGTTGGCGTAGACCGCCTGAACGTCGTCGTGCTCCTCGAAACGCTCTACCAAAGAGAGGAGTTTTGCCGCATCAGCCTTGTTGGTCACCGAGACTGTGTTCTTCGGAACCATCTCGACCTCTATTGATTCAACGTTGTACCCTGCGTTTTTGAGCGCCTCTGCAACATCCGAGAGGACCGAAGGGTCGCATGTGATCTCATATCCCTCATCTTCGGCGGTCACGTCATCAGCTCCGGCCTCGATCGCGGCCATCATTATCTCTTCTTCGTCGATCCCGTCGCCGGTGACGCCAATGATCCCTTTTCTGTCGAAGTTCCATGCGACGCATCCCAGTTCACCGATCGAGCCGCCTGTCTTGGTAAAGAGCGAGCGCATTTCGGGGGCTGTCCTGTTCCGGTTGTCCGTCAGGGCCTGGACCATGACGGCGACTCCGTTTGGTCCGTATCCCTCGTAAAGGATCTCTTCGAATATCACTCCGTCAAGTTCTCCTGTGCCCCTTTTGATCCCTCTTTCGATGTTGTCGACAGGCACATTGCCTGCCCTGGCTCTGTCTATGGCGACCTTAAGCCTGAAGTTTGAGTTAGGGTCACCGCCTCCGGCCTTTGCCGCTGCAATGACATTTTTGACCAGTTTCTGGAAAGCCACGCCTTTCTTTGAATCCTGTGCTGCTTTGCGATGCTTTATGTTTGCCCATTTTGAATGTCCTGACAAAAGACTCACCTCATGATCAACTTTTTAAGCTCCCTTGATCGGAAAGGGGCGATCGTTCATATATCCTTCGGTATCCTGGCCATAGGCGCGAATTTTCTCTTATGTTCCGACCTTGCCATGGCGTTTTCTATTTTTTCTCTTACTTTATCTTCGGCAACTCCAGTTGCCAGATAATTGTCCAGCTGTTCATAAGTGACGCCCATCTCGCACTCGTCAGTCTGCCCCTCCCAGAGCCCTGCGGTCGGAGGCCTTTTGATTATGTCCGGAGGGACCCCCAGGTGCAGCGCGAGGGCCTTTACCTCCCCTTTCAGGAGATCGGACATAGGCAGGAGATCGACCCCGGAGTCACCGTACTTGGTGAAATATCCGTACATTATCTCATCTCTGTTGCCGCCGCCGCATACCAGATACCCGTGCTGCTGCCCGATCGCATATAGCGTGGTCATCCTCAGCCTTGGCTTTATGTTTGCTGCGGGGAGTGTGCAAAGTTCAAGGCCGTTGGCCGTTATGGAAGAGACCAGGCGGT
This portion of the Synergistaceae bacterium DZ-S4 genome encodes:
- the ruvC gene encoding crossover junction endodeoxyribonuclease RuvC; amino-acid sequence: MRALGIDPGLGTMGYGIVSQFGDRLVCECYGVVRTPSSLSLTKRLSLLYDELKDRAGEYPPDIIAVEKLFFGRNITTAEMVWQARGVILLFAAQMGLEPYELKPSEVKLAVCGYGAAEKGQVQGMVANLLGLEKNPSPDDAADALAIAIAGLSMSSFDRNILKGY
- a CDS encoding YebC/PmpR family DNA-binding transcriptional regulator — translated: MSGHSKWANIKHRKAAQDSKKGVAFQKLVKNVIAAAKAGGGDPNSNFRLKVAIDRARAGNVPVDNIERGIKRGTGELDGVIFEEILYEGYGPNGVAVMVQALTDNRNRTAPEMRSLFTKTGGSIGELGCVAWNFDRKGIIGVTGDGIDEEEIMMAAIEAGADDVTAEDEGYEITCDPSVLSDVAEALKNAGYNVESIEVEMVPKNTVSVTNKADAAKLLSLVERFEEHDDVQAVYANFDIPDEILAEIDG
- the nadE gene encoding NAD(+) synthase, which codes for MSIYRDTTKIADYLTGWIKEHIETAGAKGAVLGISGGIDSAVLTGLLCRSIGKDRVMGVIMPCHSQPVDEEYALELAAAFGIKTYKADLTEAYDRLVSSITANGLELCTLPAANIKPRLRMTTLYAIGQQHGYLVCGGGNRDEIMYGYFTKYGDSGVDLLPMSDLLKGEVKALALHLGVPPDIIKRPPTAGLWEGQTDECEMGVTYEQLDNYLATGVAEDKVREKIENAMARSEHKRKFAPMARIPKDI